From the genome of Lotus japonicus ecotype B-129 chromosome 6, LjGifu_v1.2, one region includes:
- the LOC130722747 gene encoding uncharacterized protein LOC130722747 — protein MPLMRTSGSSHIIIFFMILCIASAITSEETISSAAPRWAKEEACFFEYYPGCHDKSCHQQCSGTRPYTGGRCVCASQCNIGKKCCCYKMSYSSIKGILGIVD, from the exons ATGCCCCTGATGCGGACAAGCGGCTCTTCCCACATCATAATCTTTTTTATGATTCTATGCATTGCTTCTGCTATTACTTCAG AAGAAACTATTAGTTCAGCTGCTCCTCGATGGGCGAAGGAGGAAGCTTGCTTTTTCGAGTACTATCCTGGCTGCCACGACAAATCATGTCACCAACAGTGCAGTGGCACACGTCCTTACACTGGTGGTCGATGTGTATGTGCTTCGCAATGCAATATTGGAAAAAAATGTTGCTGCTATAAGAT gTCATATTCTAgcatcaagggcattttgggaATTGTGGATTGA